The DNA segment TCATAAGAGATAGTCAATCACTGGCCAGCactgtataagaaaaaaaagccaacctTCAAGCTACTACAAAACCAAGCACTGCGCCGTTTGTACCTGTTTAACATAGCCCAGCCGAAATCGTCTAGCCTAGATAAAACAAAAATCGGCTGCGAGCAGTTGGGGCCATCATGACAATATGTCAGGTCAAATGCATAGCCCATTTTACTCAGTGCTACATGGGTGTTGTTTGTAGGGTTCCTGCCACCTGTGCAAAAATATATAACTGCCAGACATGAAGGGCACTGTGTGATATTTGGAAGAACGTTTTAATTTTTAAAGGTGTGCCAAACTCATTAATTTCTCCATTGTCGCTCTTGTGGTGCTATCAATTTGACTTTCATAATGCAACCTGATCATCGCACTTGCAGAGCAGAAGCCTTTCAGAAggtaaacaatattttttttgttgctgttcttgATCCTTATACGCCCTGTACACTAACTTCCTCACGTGATACCCTCGAAAGAGAGCCTTTAGGGGCAAACTGACTCAATAAAAAGTAAGATATAAGTGCTCGCCGACCTTGCATGAAGAGATGAAACAAGATAGGCTTCCGAAACCATTTGCAAACACTGGAGCCTAGAGTTCCACACCTGGTTTTAGTTGTCATTTTtgtcttattttatttttattttggccATTTACTTCATTTAATATTTTTCCACGATTTACTGCTTTTTCCAAAACATCTCCACCTGAAACTACTTGTGTTACCTCTCTTTTGTCATCAACTTTCCGCACTGCACAAATATAAACAACTTTCGCATAAAGACATGCTTCATAGCACCAGTCATCTGTGAGTCTGTAAAAAATGCCTTGGCCATCAGATGCATAACACTTATTCAATGTGTCACAATACAAAAAACATAACACAGGAAGCAGGCCCTTACTTGGAGGGCTGAGCTGCATTACAAATGGTTAAAAAAACACTTTTTACCCAACACCCTAAGATCTAAAAGAACCTGCTCATGCAGTAGCACAATGAGCACACATGCAGGACATTACTTCGGAAAGCATACACCTGTAGGACTTTCAGAGGCTATCCTAAGCAAGGACATGATCACACACCAAAAGGATGACAGACTTCAGGAATTTTGATTGGACAGAACGATTTGCACAAAGAAAACAGGGCAAAATGTCACTAAGCCTGCGACTGTGGAATGAACTTTACGAGAAAGAAACCAAAAGACAGCTTTTATGTAGAGGGCAGCTATCATGCAGTTTAGACAAATTACAGTTTATAAATGCTACTTCATCCCGAACTCAACACGTCCGGTCTTCTGCCGGTAATACACGGACCTACTTTATGATGAGTGCAAGCTACTTGCTGTGGTCCTCCTACTTTTTACTGCTATGATTTTTCTTCTCCCTTAGGTCTACTACAGCTGTTTGATTTTAAGCAAATGTTTCTGAAGCTTCAGCTGGAGAAAGTATTTGTGCTGTACTTGTACTTGCGTGTACTTGGGCCTTGCATCCACCATCCTGTTCAAATATTCACACCTCATCCTTCGTGTGCTAAGGCTGAGCAGCTAAAGGATCAAGTTACATGCCTCACTGAGAAGTTTTACTGCCTCTATAGAATGTACAAAAGCATAGCACAAGATTCTGCTGTCTTACACTAATTGAGTAAGAGGGAGTTCTAGCCAAGTTCAAACTACATAGTCTGCAACGTCCAACAACAGTTCAAGCCCAATGCCAAACAagttcaacacaatgttaggtctGCAAGCGTCCCTTGCACTTCGCAGTTATTTTCTTCACAGAACTGATCCAGCGTGGCTGGCTGCTATGCTACACTAAAAGATAATGCTTCCACAATAGCTGCAGCCAAACTGGTAAAATTCCAGCTGCTGCACGTCTCTTCTTTTAGTTCTTCACCTCACAGCACACGGCGCTAACATGCCACTACAAGGCCTCTCCCTCAGGAGACAGTCGTTCCAGCAGTCTTCCGGCTAGGTGAAAGAGGGCAGGGAGAAGTCTTGTTGAGAAAAAGTGGAAAGAGATGTGAGAGGGCAACTGATGAAGGAAGGACGATATTGTCGACCTGGGCAGGCTTTATGTGGTTGAGGGAGATGACTGTGTCATAACTGACGACACACGGCATTCTGTCGCCCCACGCGACGACGAGATGGGGTCCAGTATAGGGTGCCTGAAGCAGAGGGCAAGCACAATCCACGCATAAGAAAACATAGGCGCTGTCTCTCAAATCACGGTGGACAGTGGTCAGCTTGCACTGGTGAGCACATGTCGGACAGGCGGTGATACGGGAGAGGACAGTGGTTAGACGTTCAATATAAAGTATGCCAGGACAGGACAGACAACGCTTTGAGCAGGCAGGCACACAAAATCAGCTGGTAGACGCAACAATGCGCCATAGACGAGATGAGAAGGGGCACATACGAGATCTCTCTTGATGGGCGTACTAAGATCTAAAAGGACAACTGGCAAGGAAGTGGCGATGCCTTCGGCTGCATGTAACCTCTTGACCTAACTGTTGGCTTGCGGACGGTAAGCTGTAGTTTTGAGGAGGATGATGCCGAGAAGTTGGGTCAAACTGGTGGTAAGTGCAGACTCGAAAAGGCGGCCTCGGTCGGTGATGATCTCCGCTGGCACGCCGAAACGGGCAATCCACATGGAAATGACCGCGGAGGCAACTGTTTTCACAGTGATGTCCGGTAGAACACTGGCTTCCAGCCAACGCGTAAAACAGTGAATTATGGTGAATATATAATGGTAACCATGCGATGATGGTAATGGTCCGACCAGATCGATGTGAATAACTGCAAAATGGGATTCCGGAGGCTGGAAACTTCCTAGAGGGGTCATAGAGCAAAGATAAATTTTGCACTGCTGGCGGGCAACAAGGCACTCCAGAGCCCAGATGCAAACGTCGGCGTTGAGGCCAGGCGAGTCGAAATGCTCCGCAACAAGACGTTAAGAGGCACGGATACCGAGATGAGAAAGGTGGTGAACATCACTGAAAAGGGTGTAGCGTAGAGGCACAGGTGCCTATATAAAGGCATGTGTGTCCAAAGACAGGGTTCACGTCACAAATAATGTCGACTCCAGGATCAGTGCAATGTACGGGCACAGGTGCAAGGATGATGAACAAACTGCTTGAAGGTCTTCATCCTGCTGTTGATAACGGGCCAGGACTTGCAGTGTAAAAAAGGTGTTTGCAAGAAAGATACATGGCTAAGGGTATCAGCGGAAATGTTATGGGCGCCCTTGATGTGCCAGATGTCGGTGAAAATTCCAACAGGAAGGCCAAATGTCGTGTTTCCGTGGGTGAGTAGGCCTGGTCTAGGGTGAAAAGAAAGCGCTCGTGGGTGGTGTGTGGTCCGTGAAAATCACAAAATTTCGGCCTTCCTTGAAGAAACAGAAGTGTTTCACAGCAATGTATGCCACGAGCAGCTCACGGCCGAGAGCACTGTACTGCTGCTCTGATGATGAGAGCTTCTTCGAGAAAACACCGAGAGGACATCACTCACTGTTAAGAAATTGCTGCGGGACGTAGCCAACAGCGTAACCTGAAACTGACCGTGATGCTTGACAGCAATGAAAGCAGCATTGCCAGCCTCGATCCAGGTGAAAGCGGGTGCCTTTGGGTTGGCCAACTAAAGTAAACTTTTGTGAGGTTGCAGAACGGCAGCACATCCAGGAATGAAACATCTGTAGTAGCTGACGAGGCCAAGGAAATGCTAGAGCTGACATAGCGAGTCTGGGTGGGGGAAGTCCGCAACTGCCTTGACCTTGTCTGGAAGAGGTTGGATACTGTGGGCGTTGACGAGATGTCCGAGGAATGCCAAGGATGAAACACCAAGCATACATTTGTCAGTGTTAAGATTGAGTCCGCGGTCAGCAAAAGATTCGACGACTAGGCGCAGATAAGAGATGCTCGGCGGGAGAGGAACTAACGACGAGGACATCATCGATGTGTGTGAATACGAACGGAAAACCTCGAAGAATGATGTCAATAAAACAGTGGAAGAAAATTAACAGAATCAAAAGATGTCACAGAGACATACTAAGCACACAGTACTTgaaaaaatatttaaagaaaGAATATATAATGTCCACATTTACAATAGCAGAAATCCAGGCATTTATAAATTAAACATGCAAACCTTACACACAGCTGGGAACAAGATGTCCTTTTGGATTCTGTCGTATGTGCACTTTGAAAAGGAGAAGCTGCCGACATTCTCCACGAGTCGCAGGGACTGCGTTGGGTTGAATCCTGCGAACAATATGGCAGCGGTCAGAAGCACGTTGCCACGTCCAATCTGCCTCATTGTTGGCTGGCTATACCACTTTGTGATGTGCATATTTGGACATGTTGTCACCACAACAAGAGAGCCGATGACCTGGAAAAACACACAGGGCAAGACTAAACAATTAATGATGGCAGGAAGATATAAAACAGCGTATTTAGCATATAACTGTGATCAACTGAGAAAAGAATACTGCAACTGCTGCAACGTATAAGTGAGACTTAGTTGCACACCTTCTGTGAAGATTGTGCTGGGCGATGGCTCTTCCTGCAGAGATTGGCGAGTTGCAGCAAGCAGTCCTCAAAACAATGAACTTCCGAGGTGGTGATGGTTCAGAGGAAGAACTGCAGGCAGTTTAGCATTGTCATATAAATAAAACAATATGCTCAATGTACAACTACCATAAATTCTAAAGAACGACCACCATCAAGTGCTACTACAAAAATATTTGCATGTTGATGTTACGCACAAGTTCTACTGAAGCAAATTTGGCCATTAACGATGATACCTACATGCTGCTGGGCTCTTATATATGTGCCTAGGCCTTGCTTATTAATACACTTACGCTGCTGAGGTGTCCAAACTTGGTTGGTAAGTGCTGTCATGAGGATTCTCTTCGAATGTTGCAGACAAACCATCCCAGTTTGGCGACGAACACCTCGAAGCTGTGTCCTCTTGCAGCATAATATCGGCAACTGTGAAGTCTGTATGAGATTCTGCAATGGGAGGAGAATTATGAGCAATGTGCAGTTGCAAACATTGTGAAAGTAATTGGCCAGAAAGGCAGAGTTGTACCATTGTGTGCATTCTTGTACACCACACCACAGAAGCATATGATTTGTCTTTCTTGATGCATAATACAATGGTTTCCAACTGCTGGGCAAAACACTGAACTTTTATTGCTGAGGATGCTCCCTGGTAATGATCATCTGAATAACTAGCTCGCTTACAACTACTTTAAAAGAAAGTTATGTCTGGCTTGCCAATAATAATCCACCTTGACGCTTCTCTCAGAGGAGA comes from the Amblyomma americanum isolate KBUSLIRL-KWMA chromosome 1, ASM5285725v1, whole genome shotgun sequence genome and includes:
- the LOC144115265 gene encoding uncharacterized protein LOC144115265 — protein: MPTLYYLAAASVFSLRRADRADQQCQSVSASSMVSAGFLTPNLIQTSQLPILCCKRTQLRGVRRQTGMVCLQHSKRILMTALTNQVWTPQQLLPLNHHHLGSSLF